The Mycobacterium paragordonae genome includes a region encoding these proteins:
- a CDS encoding DUF3151 domain-containing protein gives MTPTRDLLGPDPILLPGDSEAEAELLADEKPGIVAAAHPSASVAWAALAEEALAEDKAITAYAYARTGYHRGLDQLRRNGWKGFGPVPYAHEPNRGFLRCVAALARAADAIGETDEYGRCLDLLDDCDPSARAAFGF, from the coding sequence ATGACGCCCACCCGTGACCTCCTCGGACCCGATCCGATTCTGCTACCCGGCGACAGCGAGGCTGAAGCCGAGCTGCTCGCGGACGAGAAGCCGGGGATCGTCGCCGCCGCCCATCCGTCGGCGTCAGTGGCCTGGGCTGCTCTCGCTGAAGAAGCGCTGGCCGAGGACAAGGCGATCACGGCTTACGCCTACGCGCGGACCGGTTACCACCGGGGTCTGGACCAGCTGCGCCGCAACGGCTGGAAGGGCTTCGGCCCGGTGCCCTACGCGCACGAACCGAACCGAGGATTCCTGCGGTGCGTGGCAGCACTGGCCCGTGCCGCTGACGCCATCGGGGAGACCGACGAATACGGACGCTGCCTGGATCTGCTCGACGACTGCGATCCCTCGGCGCGCGCGGCGTTCGGGTTCTAG
- a CDS encoding cation diffusion facilitator family transporter, with translation MGAGHSHTPAEADASRMIPRMIGAAGILATFFVIELTTALMINSIALLADAGHMLTDVVAVFMGLVAVILAKRGSSSPDRTYGWHRAEVFTAVANAVLLVGVAVFILFEAIERLGSKPSVPGVPMIVVALAGVAANFLVAMLLRSHSEASLAVKGAYMEVVADTVGSIGVLIAGVVTVTTHWPYADVVVAVLVALWVLPRAIALARAALRILSESSPAHIDVDELRSALGDLNGVTDVHDLHVWTLSPGKDMVTAHLTSTGDSAQVLSEARALLSARGLNHATVQIDCPDGHCEETF, from the coding sequence ATGGGCGCCGGACACAGTCACACCCCCGCTGAGGCGGACGCGTCGCGCATGATCCCCCGGATGATCGGTGCCGCGGGGATCCTGGCGACCTTCTTCGTCATCGAACTGACCACCGCATTGATGATCAACTCGATCGCGCTGCTCGCCGACGCGGGCCACATGCTTACCGACGTGGTCGCCGTGTTCATGGGTCTGGTCGCCGTCATCCTGGCGAAGCGCGGCAGCTCGTCGCCGGACCGCACCTATGGCTGGCACCGCGCCGAGGTGTTCACCGCGGTGGCCAACGCCGTGCTGCTGGTGGGTGTAGCCGTGTTCATCCTCTTCGAGGCGATCGAGCGACTCGGCAGCAAGCCGTCGGTGCCCGGCGTGCCGATGATCGTGGTGGCGCTGGCCGGCGTCGCCGCCAACTTTCTGGTGGCGATGCTGCTCCGCTCGCACTCCGAGGCGAGCCTGGCAGTCAAGGGCGCCTACATGGAGGTCGTCGCCGACACAGTCGGCAGCATCGGCGTCTTGATCGCCGGCGTGGTGACCGTCACGACGCACTGGCCGTACGCGGACGTGGTGGTGGCAGTGCTGGTCGCGCTGTGGGTGTTGCCCAGGGCGATCGCGCTGGCCCGCGCCGCCCTGCGCATCCTGTCCGAGTCCTCACCGGCGCACATCGACGTCGACGAACTGCGTTCGGCGCTGGGCGATCTGAACGGCGTCACCGATGTGCACGACCTGCACGTCTGGACCCTGTCCCCCGGCAAGGACATGGTCACCGCCCACCTCACCAGCACCGGCGACTCGGCGCAGGTGCTCAGCGAGGCGCGGGCGCTGCTGTCAGCCCGAGGGCTCAACCACGCCACCGTGCAGATCGACTGCCCGGACGGCCACTGCGAGGAGACGTTCTAG
- a CDS encoding site-2 protease family protein → MRPSPIFLGLVGATGVGAALAWAAGSVIRPMAYAGVFIFVIAGWLVSLCLHEFGHAYTAWRFGDHDAAVRGYLNLDPRRYSHLGLSLVLPMVFIALGGIGLPGAAVYLQTSFMTPARRTLVSLAGPAMNLGLAVVLLTATRVFYDPAHLVLVAGMAFLGFLQVTAVVLNLLPVPGLDGYDAVEPHLSPQTQRAVAPAKQFGLFILLVVLLAPGLNRWFFEVVYWLFGLSGVPPRLSMAGAALTRFWSALT, encoded by the coding sequence GTGCGACCCAGCCCGATCTTCCTTGGTCTGGTCGGAGCGACGGGCGTCGGTGCGGCGCTGGCCTGGGCGGCCGGATCGGTCATACGGCCGATGGCCTACGCCGGGGTGTTCATCTTCGTCATCGCCGGCTGGCTGGTGTCGCTGTGCCTGCACGAGTTCGGGCACGCCTACACCGCGTGGCGGTTCGGCGACCACGACGCGGCGGTGCGCGGCTACCTGAACCTGGATCCGCGACGCTACAGCCATCTGGGGCTGTCGCTGGTGCTGCCGATGGTGTTCATCGCGCTGGGCGGGATCGGCCTGCCCGGCGCGGCGGTGTACCTGCAGACCTCGTTCATGACGCCGGCGCGGCGCACCCTGGTGAGTCTGGCCGGGCCGGCGATGAACCTGGGCCTGGCGGTGGTGCTGCTGACCGCAACCCGGGTTTTCTACGACCCCGCGCACCTGGTGCTGGTCGCGGGGATGGCTTTCCTGGGCTTCCTGCAAGTCACCGCGGTGGTGCTGAACCTGCTGCCGGTCCCGGGCCTGGACGGCTACGACGCGGTGGAGCCGCACCTGAGTCCGCAGACGCAGCGGGCGGTGGCGCCGGCCAAACAGTTCGGGCTGTTCATCCTGCTGGTCGTGCTGCTGGCGCCGGGCCTGAACCGGTGGTTCTTCGAGGTCGTCTACTGGCTTTTCGGGTTGTCCGGGGTGCCGCCGCGGCTGTCGATGGCCGGCGCCGCGCTGACCCGCTTCTGGAGCGCCCTGACCTGA
- a CDS encoding peptidase M50, protein MNAGQNAPGVAVSVFDGAGLPRPLRGLPMLEGDDIAACRRLVVVGSDADLAAVLTRLLRAERLDVEVAYAPRRRTRATRTYRLPAGRRAARRALRGTASRVPLIRDETGTALVGRAEWLPADAAVAIRGEAVVDDTVLFDGDAAGVWIEPTPALPGLRASIRGPLPRWVSGRAAQLGTTGAALRRDGVPAPRPVRRSAFYRHVEGWLLVR, encoded by the coding sequence ATGAATGCGGGTCAGAACGCGCCGGGTGTCGCGGTGTCGGTGTTCGACGGTGCTGGACTGCCCCGCCCGTTGCGCGGTCTGCCCATGCTCGAGGGTGACGACATCGCCGCCTGCCGGCGGCTGGTCGTGGTGGGTTCCGACGCCGATCTGGCCGCGGTGCTGACCCGGTTGCTGCGCGCCGAACGGCTCGACGTGGAGGTGGCGTACGCGCCGCGCCGGCGCACCCGCGCTACCCGGACCTACCGGCTGCCGGCGGGACGGCGCGCGGCCCGGCGGGCGCTGCGGGGTACCGCAAGCCGGGTGCCGTTGATCCGCGACGAGACCGGAACGGCGCTGGTCGGGCGAGCCGAATGGCTGCCTGCCGATGCCGCCGTCGCGATCCGGGGTGAGGCCGTGGTGGACGACACCGTGCTGTTCGACGGGGACGCGGCAGGAGTGTGGATCGAGCCGACGCCCGCGCTGCCCGGCCTGCGGGCTTCAATCCGCGGCCCGTTGCCGCGGTGGGTCAGCGGGCGCGCCGCCCAGCTGGGTACGACGGGTGCCGCGCTGCGGCGCGACGGGGTACCGGCGCCGCGACCGGTGCGCCGGTCGGCGTTCTACCGCCATGTCGAGGGCTGGCTGCTGGTTCGGTAG
- a CDS encoding adenylosuccinate synthase: MPAIVLIGAQWGDEGKGKATDLLGGRVQWVVRYQGGNNAGHTVVLPTGENFALHLIPSGVLTPGVTNVIGNGVVIDPGVLLDELKGLEDRGVDTSKLLISADAHLLMPYHVAIDKVTERYMGSKKIGTTGRGIGPCYQDKIARMGIRAADVLDHAQLQHKIEAALELKNQILVKIYNRKALEPDQVLEAVLQQAEGFRHRIADTRLLLNNALDAGETVLLEGSQGTLLDVDHGTYPYVTSSNPTAGGAAVGSGIGPTRIGTVLGILKAYTTRVGSGPFPTELFDENGEYLSKTGGEFGVTTGRRRRCGWFDAVIARYATRVNGITDYFLTKLDVLSSLETVPVCVGYEVDGKRTPEMPMTQSDLCRATPVYEELPGWWEDISAAREFDDLPAKARDYVLRLEELAGAHVSCIGVGPGRDQTIVRRDILAAGA; the protein is encoded by the coding sequence ATGCCGGCAATCGTCCTCATCGGCGCCCAGTGGGGTGACGAGGGCAAAGGTAAAGCAACGGATCTGCTCGGTGGACGCGTGCAGTGGGTGGTGCGCTACCAAGGCGGCAACAACGCCGGGCACACCGTGGTGCTGCCTACCGGTGAGAACTTCGCCCTGCACCTGATCCCCTCGGGGGTGCTGACGCCCGGCGTCACCAACGTCATCGGCAACGGTGTCGTGATCGATCCCGGGGTGCTGCTCGACGAGCTCAAGGGTCTGGAAGATCGCGGTGTCGACACCTCCAAGCTGCTGATCTCCGCCGACGCGCATCTGTTGATGCCCTACCACGTGGCCATCGACAAGGTCACCGAGCGCTACATGGGCAGCAAGAAGATCGGCACCACCGGGCGCGGCATCGGGCCGTGCTACCAGGACAAGATCGCGCGGATGGGCATCCGGGCCGCCGACGTGCTCGACCACGCGCAGCTGCAGCACAAGATCGAGGCCGCCCTGGAACTGAAGAACCAGATCCTGGTCAAGATCTACAACCGCAAGGCCCTCGAGCCCGACCAGGTCCTCGAGGCGGTGCTGCAGCAGGCCGAGGGGTTCCGCCACCGCATCGCCGACACCCGGCTGCTGCTCAACAACGCCCTCGACGCCGGTGAGACGGTGTTGCTGGAGGGTTCGCAGGGCACCCTGCTCGACGTCGACCACGGCACCTACCCGTACGTGACGTCGTCGAACCCGACGGCGGGCGGTGCGGCCGTCGGCTCGGGCATCGGCCCGACCCGGATCGGCACCGTGCTGGGGATCCTCAAGGCGTACACCACCCGGGTGGGTTCCGGCCCGTTCCCGACCGAGCTGTTCGACGAGAACGGTGAGTACCTGTCCAAGACGGGCGGCGAATTCGGTGTCACCACCGGGCGGCGGCGCCGCTGCGGCTGGTTCGACGCCGTCATCGCCCGGTATGCCACCCGCGTCAACGGCATCACCGACTACTTCCTGACCAAGCTCGACGTGCTGTCCAGCCTGGAGACGGTGCCGGTCTGCGTCGGCTACGAGGTCGACGGTAAGCGCACGCCGGAGATGCCGATGACCCAGAGCGACCTGTGCCGCGCCACGCCGGTCTACGAGGAACTCCCCGGCTGGTGGGAGGACATCTCCGCCGCGCGCGAGTTCGACGACCTGCCCGCCAAGGCCCGTGATTACGTGTTGCGGCTGGAAGAGCTTGCCGGAGCCCATGTTTCGTGCATCGGGGTGGGTCCGGGGCGGGATCAGACCATCGTGCGCCGGGATATCCTGGCGGCTGGCGCGTGA
- a CDS encoding PaaI family thioesterase, which translates to MTHYTSLGQQGDPRDEDPEYEHHGGFPEYGPASPGPGFGKFVATMRRLQDLAVSADPGDDVWDEAAERAAALMELLEPFEADAGQSPAGRTPGLPGMGSLLLPPWKLTRYAPEGVEMTGHFTRFHVGGNWAVHGGVLPLLFDHTFGMVSHAAGRPISRTAFLHVDYRKITPIDTPLTIRGRVTRIEGRKAFVSAELVQTSDGAEEALLAEGNGLMVRLLPGQP; encoded by the coding sequence GTGACGCATTACACGTCGCTCGGGCAACAGGGTGATCCCCGGGACGAAGATCCCGAGTACGAACACCATGGCGGCTTCCCCGAGTACGGCCCGGCCAGCCCGGGACCCGGCTTCGGCAAGTTCGTCGCGACCATGCGCCGGCTGCAGGACCTGGCGGTGTCCGCCGACCCGGGTGACGACGTCTGGGACGAGGCGGCCGAACGGGCCGCCGCGCTCATGGAGCTGCTGGAGCCGTTCGAGGCGGATGCGGGTCAGTCGCCGGCCGGCCGCACCCCAGGCCTGCCGGGCATGGGCAGCCTGCTGCTGCCGCCCTGGAAGCTGACCCGCTACGCGCCCGAGGGTGTCGAGATGACGGGGCACTTCACCCGGTTTCACGTCGGCGGCAACTGGGCGGTGCACGGCGGCGTGTTGCCGCTGTTGTTCGACCACACCTTCGGCATGGTCAGCCATGCCGCCGGACGTCCGATCAGCCGCACGGCTTTCCTGCATGTCGACTACCGCAAGATCACCCCGATCGACACGCCGCTGACCATCCGCGGGCGGGTCACCCGGATCGAAGGCCGCAAGGCGTTCGTGTCCGCGGAACTGGTCCAGACTTCGGACGGGGCCGAGGAGGCCCTTCTGGCCGAGGGCAACGGCCTGATGGTGCGCCTGCTGCCCGGCCAGCCCTAA
- a CDS encoding PPE family protein encodes MEFGALPPEINSARMYSGPGSAPLMRAAMSWERLSEELNATAESYASVLSGLTSQEWLGSSSLTMAAAASPYVAWMRGTAAQAEHAAAQALSAADAYEAAYAATVPPSTIEVNRNTTISLARTNIFGQNTPAIATAEADYGQMWAQDIVAMNGYAGNSEAASQFAPFTLPPATTNEGAVAGEVDAAAALAQPVGVAAAAAPAAPVIPLPSPFEDLDLLVLTTAGLAGASLIVALGQYSEEIRSDQIEEEELEQGNELAEEGLGNEADIATAAPAFSPEPFAAAPLGAEAAALSGNSASLNGLSVPQSWFMAPAARQVAAMFPTGTPMYVAAADDGGGYTGMAAAGLAGTSVAGLAARAGSSPSPAQAAPAASGSPGAAATRPAANAPAIPAAAAAAHFPGLPQGLPPGVVANLAATLAAIPGATIIVVPPNPNQS; translated from the coding sequence ATGGAGTTCGGCGCGCTACCTCCTGAAATCAATTCGGCCAGAATGTATTCCGGCCCGGGGTCGGCCCCGTTGATGCGGGCGGCGATGTCATGGGAACGGCTTTCCGAGGAATTGAACGCGACGGCCGAGTCCTATGCCTCGGTGCTCTCCGGCCTCACCAGCCAGGAATGGCTGGGCTCCTCCTCGCTGACGATGGCGGCGGCGGCCTCGCCTTACGTCGCATGGATGCGGGGGACCGCCGCTCAGGCCGAGCATGCGGCGGCACAGGCCCTCAGCGCCGCCGACGCGTACGAGGCGGCATACGCGGCGACGGTGCCACCGTCAACCATCGAGGTAAACCGCAACACCACCATCTCGCTCGCGAGAACCAACATCTTCGGGCAGAACACGCCGGCCATTGCGACCGCCGAAGCGGACTACGGCCAGATGTGGGCGCAGGACATCGTCGCCATGAACGGCTACGCCGGCAACTCGGAAGCCGCCTCCCAGTTCGCGCCGTTCACCCTGCCGCCGGCGACCACCAACGAGGGCGCGGTGGCCGGGGAAGTGGACGCCGCCGCGGCGCTGGCGCAACCGGTAGGCGTTGCCGCAGCTGCGGCGCCGGCAGCACCCGTGATCCCGCTACCGAGCCCGTTCGAAGATCTGGACCTGCTGGTCCTCACCACCGCGGGCCTCGCGGGCGCGAGTCTGATCGTCGCATTGGGGCAATACAGCGAAGAGATTCGCAGCGACCAGATCGAGGAGGAAGAGCTCGAACAGGGCAACGAGTTGGCGGAAGAAGGCCTCGGGAACGAGGCTGATATCGCCACCGCAGCGCCTGCTTTTTCTCCGGAGCCGTTCGCGGCGGCGCCGCTGGGGGCCGAGGCCGCCGCACTTTCCGGTAATTCCGCCAGCCTCAACGGCCTGTCGGTGCCACAGAGCTGGTTCATGGCGCCGGCGGCGCGGCAGGTCGCGGCAATGTTTCCGACCGGCACTCCGATGTACGTGGCCGCGGCCGACGACGGCGGCGGCTATACGGGCATGGCGGCCGCAGGTCTGGCAGGAACCAGCGTGGCGGGCCTGGCGGCGCGGGCCGGATCGTCCCCGTCACCGGCGCAGGCCGCACCGGCCGCCAGCGGGTCCCCCGGCGCCGCGGCCACCAGGCCGGCGGCCAATGCCCCCGCCATCCCCGCCGCGGCGGCCGCGGCGCACTTCCCCGGATTGCCGCAGGGTCTGCCGCCGGGAGTGGTGGCCAACCTGGCGGCGACGCTGGCGGCGATCCCGGGCGCGACGATCATCGTGGTTCCGCCGAACCCCAACCAGAGTTAG
- the purT gene encoding formate-dependent phosphoribosylglycinamide formyltransferase: MTDGLTEGQEGTTTWVVEEPAEARPESEAHPEPEAQPEPEPDVDAGPRVLLLGSDESGRELAVALQRLGAEVITAEAVVLTDAEELKAVVAALQPDFVVTLPGAFDAPAAVAVLDDLEAGDTELVPGARAVRLTADREGLRRLAADELGLPTAPFWFVDSLAELEAVAAHAGYPLLVKGVDGSGRSVVRGADEVAGAWELAGAGGRVWAETVVDVEFLVTLIVVRTEGPLGPVIEFCAPIGHHADDSGALESWQPQHLTTAAVDAAKSIAARIVKSLGGRGVFSVGLMINGDEVYFAEVTAGPTDSAWVTLRSQRLSVFELQARAVLGVAVDTMMVSPGAARLVDHGPAAPGAAPSGDVLAAALAVPESDLRVFGSTSPERPASGADKWGVALATAPEVGAARDRARDVAARLNVRDSRG; encoded by the coding sequence GTGACTGACGGCTTGACCGAGGGACAAGAAGGCACGACGACGTGGGTCGTCGAGGAACCGGCCGAAGCCCGACCCGAATCCGAGGCCCATCCCGAGCCCGAGGCGCAACCCGAACCTGAACCTGACGTCGATGCCGGGCCGCGGGTGCTGTTGCTGGGTTCCGACGAGTCCGGCCGGGAGTTGGCGGTGGCACTGCAGCGGCTTGGCGCCGAGGTGATCACCGCGGAAGCCGTTGTGTTGACCGACGCTGAAGAACTGAAGGCCGTGGTGGCGGCGCTGCAGCCGGACTTCGTGGTCACGTTGCCCGGAGCCTTCGACGCTCCGGCGGCCGTCGCGGTGCTCGACGATCTCGAGGCCGGGGACACCGAACTGGTGCCCGGGGCCCGCGCCGTGCGGTTGACGGCCGACCGGGAGGGCCTGCGGCGGCTGGCCGCCGACGAATTGGGTCTGCCGACCGCGCCGTTCTGGTTCGTCGACTCGCTTGCCGAACTCGAGGCGGTCGCCGCCCATGCCGGCTATCCGCTGCTGGTCAAGGGTGTCGACGGGTCAGGCCGGTCGGTCGTCCGGGGCGCGGACGAAGTCGCGGGTGCCTGGGAATTGGCCGGCGCGGGTGGTCGGGTCTGGGCCGAGACCGTGGTGGACGTCGAGTTTTTGGTCACGCTGATCGTGGTGCGTACCGAGGGCCCGTTGGGGCCGGTCATCGAGTTCTGCGCGCCCATCGGTCACCACGCCGACGACTCCGGCGCGCTGGAGTCCTGGCAGCCGCAGCACCTGACCACCGCCGCCGTGGACGCGGCGAAGTCGATCGCCGCACGCATCGTCAAATCGCTGGGCGGGCGTGGCGTCTTCAGCGTCGGATTGATGATCAACGGGGACGAGGTGTACTTCGCTGAGGTGACCGCGGGTCCCACGGACAGCGCCTGGGTGACCCTGCGTAGCCAGCGACTTTCGGTTTTCGAGCTGCAAGCGCGGGCTGTCCTGGGAGTTGCCGTGGACACCATGATGGTGTCGCCGGGCGCCGCCCGACTGGTCGATCACGGGCCCGCCGCCCCTGGTGCGGCCCCCAGCGGTGACGTGCTCGCCGCCGCGCTTGCGGTGCCCGAAAGCGATCTGCGGGTGTTCGGTTCGACGAGCCCGGAGCGCCCTGCCTCAGGGGCGGACAAGTGGGGTGTTGCACTGGCCACCGCGCCGGAGGTGGGGGCTGCTCGCGACCGCGCCCGGGACGTGGCGGCGCGGCTGAATGTGCGAGACTCACGCGGGTGA
- a CDS encoding rhodanese-like domain-containing protein — MSYAGDITPLEAWKLLSDNPQAVLVDVRTDAEWRFVGVPDLSGLGRDVVYVEWNKSNGQHNNNFLAELRDKVPSTGEGERPVVFLCRSGNRSIGAAEVATEAGYTPSYNVLDGFEGQLDARGHRGETGWRAVGLPWKQG, encoded by the coding sequence GTGAGTTACGCAGGAGACATCACGCCCCTCGAGGCGTGGAAATTGCTCAGTGACAATCCTCAGGCTGTGCTGGTGGATGTGCGCACCGACGCCGAGTGGCGCTTCGTAGGGGTTCCCGACCTGTCGGGTCTGGGCCGCGACGTGGTCTACGTCGAGTGGAACAAATCCAACGGACAGCACAACAACAACTTCCTCGCCGAACTGCGGGACAAGGTCCCGTCCACCGGCGAGGGCGAACGTCCCGTCGTGTTCCTGTGTCGCTCCGGCAATCGCTCGATCGGGGCCGCCGAGGTCGCGACCGAGGCCGGGTACACCCCGTCGTACAACGTGCTGGACGGCTTCGAAGGTCAGCTCGACGCGCGCGGTCACCGCGGTGAGACAGGGTGGCGGGCGGTCGGACTTCCCTGGAAACAAGGCTAG
- a CDS encoding O-succinylhomoserine sulfhydrylase, with protein MKELPDGVSQATIGVRGGLTRSGFEETSEAMFLSSGYVYPSAEVAEQSFTGEVEHYVYSRYGNPTVNMFQERLRLIEGAPAAFATASGMAAVFVSLGALLGAGDRLVAARSLFGSCFVVCNEILPRWGVETVFVDGDDLAQWEKALSVPTQAVFFETPSNPMQSLVDIAAVTELAHAAGAKVVLDNVFATPLLQQGFPLGVDVVVYSGTKHIDGQGRVLGGAILGDKEYIDGPVQKLMRHTGPAMSAFNSWVMLKGLETLAIRVDYSNASAQRIAEFLEGHPAVNWVRYPFLPSHPQYDLAKRQMSGGGTVVTFELAAAENASKQRAFEVLNKLRLIDISNNLGDTKSLVTHPATTTHRAMGPEGRAAIGLGDGVVRISVGLEGTDDLIADIDQALS; from the coding sequence ATGAAGGAACTGCCTGACGGCGTGAGCCAGGCGACCATCGGGGTGCGCGGCGGGCTGACGCGCTCCGGGTTCGAAGAGACTTCCGAGGCGATGTTCCTGTCGTCCGGCTACGTCTATCCCTCCGCCGAAGTCGCCGAGCAGTCGTTCACCGGCGAGGTGGAGCACTACGTGTACTCGCGCTACGGCAACCCGACCGTCAACATGTTTCAGGAGCGGCTGCGGCTGATCGAGGGCGCCCCGGCGGCGTTCGCGACGGCCAGTGGCATGGCCGCGGTATTCGTTTCCCTGGGCGCGCTGCTGGGTGCCGGCGACCGCCTGGTCGCGGCGCGCAGCCTGTTCGGATCCTGTTTCGTGGTGTGCAACGAAATCCTGCCGCGCTGGGGGGTGGAGACGGTATTCGTCGACGGCGACGACCTGGCGCAGTGGGAAAAGGCGCTGTCGGTACCGACCCAGGCGGTGTTCTTCGAGACGCCGTCCAATCCGATGCAGTCACTCGTCGACATTGCGGCGGTCACCGAGCTGGCGCACGCCGCAGGCGCAAAAGTGGTGCTGGACAACGTTTTCGCGACGCCCCTGCTGCAGCAGGGTTTCCCGCTCGGGGTCGACGTGGTGGTGTACTCGGGCACCAAGCACATCGACGGTCAGGGTCGGGTGCTCGGTGGCGCCATTCTGGGCGATAAGGAGTACATCGACGGTCCGGTGCAGAAGCTGATGCGCCACACCGGCCCCGCGATGAGCGCGTTCAATTCCTGGGTGATGCTCAAAGGGCTTGAGACGCTTGCCATTCGGGTTGATTACAGCAACGCGTCCGCGCAGCGCATCGCGGAGTTCCTGGAAGGCCACCCCGCGGTGAACTGGGTGCGTTACCCCTTCCTGCCGTCGCACCCGCAGTACGACCTGGCGAAGCGCCAGATGTCCGGTGGCGGAACGGTTGTCACGTTCGAATTGGCCGCCGCCGAGAATGCTTCAAAGCAGCGCGCCTTCGAGGTGCTGAACAAACTACGTCTGATCGACATCAGCAATAATCTGGGCGACACGAAATCGCTTGTCACACATCCGGCTACGACGACGCACCGCGCAATGGGACCGGAAGGCCGCGCCGCCATCGGGCTCGGTGACGGCGTGGTCCGGATCTCGGTCGGCCTGGAAGGCACCGACGATCTGATCGCCGATATCGACCAGGCCTTGAGCTAG